One genomic region from Pseudoduganella lutea encodes:
- a CDS encoding (2Fe-2S) ferredoxin domain-containing protein produces the protein MSEVSKTAEVVKPKIGSYRRHLLVCTGPRCSADDASQALFDSLGDKLKAAGLTTGDLRVKRSRVGCFAACKGGPIVCVQPDGTWYYNVTPENMDRIIGEHLCNGRRVEELVFHQAGEE, from the coding sequence ATGAGCGAAGTCAGCAAAACCGCCGAAGTGGTGAAACCAAAGATCGGCAGCTACCGCCGCCACCTGCTGGTGTGCACGGGCCCGCGCTGCAGCGCGGACGACGCATCGCAGGCACTGTTCGACAGCCTGGGCGACAAGCTGAAAGCGGCTGGCCTGACGACGGGCGACCTGCGCGTCAAGCGCAGCCGGGTCGGCTGCTTCGCCGCCTGCAAGGGCGGTCCGATCGTGTGCGTGCAGCCGGACGGCACGTGGTACTACAACGTCACGCCGGAAAACATGGACCGCATCATCGGCGAGCACCTGTGCAATGGGCGGCGTGTGGAGGAACTGGTGTTCCACCAGGCTGGCGAGGAGTGA
- the cobJ gene encoding precorrin-3B C(17)-methyltransferase, translating into MNDLSALPEMPPATAGKIMLVGIGPGSVEHMTARARAAIAEADVVIGYVTYIKLVADLLEGKEIIRKSMTEELDRAVSALEAARAGKKVALISSGDAGVYGMAGPTYEVLFQSGWTPDDPVQVEIVPGASALNSCAALVGAPLTHDFCAISLSDLLTPWPTIARRLDAVAMADFVVALYNPKSGRRTRQIVEAQRLFLRHRRADTPVAIVKSAYRRRENIVFTTLDRMADADIGMLSTVLIGNSNTFVRNGLMVTPRGYANKYDMEEGGTTRAGEKAGRSLSTGLLGWLDTLQAEHAAGASIAALAARHRLPADYIAATLAEPWADEAVPAGEGEA; encoded by the coding sequence ATGAACGATTTGTCCGCATTACCTGAAATGCCGCCGGCCACCGCCGGCAAGATCATGCTGGTGGGGATCGGCCCCGGCAGCGTGGAGCACATGACCGCCAGGGCCCGCGCGGCCATCGCCGAAGCCGACGTGGTGATCGGCTACGTCACCTACATCAAGCTTGTGGCGGATCTCCTCGAGGGCAAGGAGATCATCCGCAAGTCGATGACCGAGGAGCTCGACCGCGCCGTGAGCGCGCTCGAAGCCGCGCGCGCCGGCAAGAAGGTGGCGCTGATCTCGTCGGGCGACGCCGGCGTGTACGGCATGGCCGGGCCCACCTACGAGGTGCTGTTCCAGTCCGGCTGGACACCCGACGATCCCGTGCAGGTGGAGATCGTGCCAGGCGCGTCGGCATTGAACAGCTGCGCCGCGCTGGTGGGCGCGCCGCTGACGCACGACTTCTGCGCGATCTCGCTGTCGGACCTGCTCACGCCATGGCCCACGATCGCGCGCCGCCTCGACGCGGTGGCGATGGCCGACTTCGTGGTCGCGCTGTACAACCCGAAGAGCGGCCGGCGCACGCGCCAGATCGTCGAGGCGCAGCGCCTGTTCCTGCGCCACCGCCGGGCCGACACGCCGGTGGCGATCGTCAAGAGCGCCTACCGGCGCCGCGAGAACATCGTGTTCACCACGCTCGACCGGATGGCCGACGCGGACATCGGCATGCTCAGCACCGTCCTGATCGGCAACAGCAACACGTTCGTGCGCAATGGCCTGATGGTCACGCCACGCGGCTACGCCAACAAATACGACATGGAAGAAGGCGGCACCACGCGCGCCGGCGAAAAGGCCGGCCGCTCGCTGTCGACGGGCCTGCTGGGCTGGCTCGATACGCTGCAGGCGGAGCATGCGGCCGGTGCCAGCATCGCGGCGCTGGCGGCCCGCCACCGCCTGCCGGCCGACTACATCGCCGCCACGCTGGCCGAGCCGTGGGCCGACGAAGCCGTGCCGGCAGGGGAGGGGGAAGCATGA
- a CDS encoding cobalamin biosynthesis protein: protein MSTAVDPAVDTYTVGLGCDRGVALQTVREAVQAALREAGAMPSQVTAAASITLKQDEAALLAIASEYGWPLRFYEAAALAAVPVPHPSATVLRYTGTPSVSEAAALLAAGAGTPMTALIVEKHKHRGADGRHATVSIARKNHERFVRIT, encoded by the coding sequence GTGAGCACCGCGGTGGACCCCGCCGTGGACACCTACACCGTGGGCCTCGGTTGCGACCGCGGCGTGGCCTTGCAGACGGTGCGCGAAGCCGTGCAGGCCGCGCTGCGCGAGGCTGGCGCGATGCCCTCGCAGGTGACGGCGGCGGCGTCGATCACGCTCAAGCAGGATGAAGCGGCGCTGCTGGCCATCGCCAGCGAATACGGCTGGCCTCTGCGTTTCTATGAAGCCGCGGCGCTGGCCGCCGTGCCGGTGCCGCACCCGTCGGCCACGGTGCTGCGCTACACGGGCACGCCGTCCGTCAGTGAAGCGGCCGCGCTGCTGGCCGCCGGGGCGGGCACGCCGATGACGGCCCTCATCGTCGAAAAACACAAACACCGGGGCGCCGATGGCCGTCATGCCACCGTCTCGATCGCCAGGAAGAACCATGAACGATTTGTCCGCATTACCTGA
- a CDS encoding cobalamin biosynthesis central domain-containing protein: protein MTDSPNANAGVDIKADATPRLCLVAITKHGAAQAARLAADLPEADICTAAKFAATFAGLPNRLHPYGGALRDEMAPLFAGYDQLVFFVSLGAVVRLIAPHLRSKDEDPGVIVVDDAGQYVIPVLSGHVGGANEWSERLATLLGAAPVLTTASDVGRTIPVDILGRHLGWRVEAPKINITRVSAHVVNGEPIAFVQEAGSPHWWTRPTPLPDNIHRFARFADVPLDRYAALLWVTHEQVPAERWDALHERLVVYRPPVDAAP, encoded by the coding sequence ATGACCGATTCACCCAATGCCAATGCCGGCGTCGACATCAAGGCGGACGCCACCCCGCGCCTGTGCCTCGTGGCGATCACGAAGCATGGCGCCGCGCAGGCCGCGCGCCTGGCCGCCGACCTGCCGGAAGCCGACATCTGCACGGCCGCGAAATTCGCCGCCACCTTCGCCGGGCTGCCGAACCGCCTCCACCCGTATGGCGGCGCGCTGCGCGACGAGATGGCCCCGCTGTTCGCCGGCTACGACCAGCTCGTGTTCTTTGTTTCGCTGGGCGCCGTTGTACGCCTGATCGCGCCGCACCTGCGCAGCAAGGATGAAGATCCGGGCGTGATCGTCGTCGACGACGCGGGCCAGTACGTGATTCCCGTGCTGTCCGGGCACGTGGGCGGCGCCAACGAATGGAGCGAGCGCCTCGCCACGCTGCTCGGCGCAGCCCCGGTGCTGACCACGGCTTCCGACGTGGGCCGCACGATCCCCGTCGACATCCTGGGCCGCCACCTGGGCTGGCGCGTGGAAGCGCCGAAGATCAACATCACGCGTGTCTCCGCGCACGTCGTCAACGGCGAGCCGATCGCCTTCGTGCAGGAAGCGGGCAGCCCGCACTGGTGGACCCGGCCCACGCCGCTGCCGGACAACATCCACCGCTTCGCGCGTTTCGCCGACGTGCCGCTGGACCGCTATGCGGCGCTGCTGTGGGTCACGCATGAGCAGGTGCCGGCCGAACGGTGGGATGCGCTGCACGAGCGCCTCGTCGTGTACCGCCCGCCGGTGGACGCCGCGCCGTGA
- the cobI gene encoding precorrin-2 C(20)-methyltransferase, which produces MSGTLFGISLGPGDPGLITRAAWAALERRDAVWVYPARSGKTPSYALDIAHRAGLVPPPEHALLLFPMTHDGEKLARAWLRAAEAVLPWLRAGRDVLFLVEGDASTYATFGHLARTVRALDERVPVEIIAGVNAFTAACALADVPFAEQDDTVAIVPAAYGVSAVDRLLPDFDTLVLMKVKPILDELIDWLARRELLAGAHFIERVGAPDERRFSGDAILALRGTKVSYLSLLIVKHGHRIRGERIKGCLRKSGPLTPYTETA; this is translated from the coding sequence ATGAGCGGCACGCTGTTCGGCATCTCGCTGGGCCCCGGCGACCCGGGCCTGATCACGCGCGCCGCGTGGGCGGCACTGGAGCGGCGCGACGCGGTGTGGGTGTATCCGGCGCGCAGCGGCAAGACGCCCAGCTATGCGCTCGACATCGCGCACCGCGCCGGCCTGGTGCCGCCGCCCGAGCACGCGCTGCTGCTGTTCCCGATGACGCACGATGGCGAGAAGCTGGCGCGCGCGTGGCTGCGCGCCGCCGAGGCAGTGCTGCCCTGGCTGCGGGCGGGGCGCGACGTGCTGTTCCTCGTCGAAGGCGACGCCAGCACGTACGCCACGTTCGGCCACCTGGCGCGCACCGTGCGCGCGCTGGACGAACGCGTGCCGGTCGAGATCATCGCCGGCGTGAACGCGTTCACGGCCGCCTGCGCGCTGGCCGACGTGCCGTTCGCGGAGCAGGACGACACGGTGGCCATTGTGCCGGCCGCATATGGCGTAAGTGCGGTCGACCGGCTGCTGCCCGACTTCGACACGCTGGTGCTGATGAAGGTGAAACCGATCCTCGATGAGCTGATCGACTGGCTGGCGCGGCGCGAGCTGCTGGCCGGCGCCCATTTCATCGAACGGGTGGGCGCACCGGACGAGCGGCGCTTCAGCGGCGACGCCATCCTGGCGCTGCGCGGCACGAAGGTCAGCTATCTGTCGCTGCTGATCGTGAAGCACGGGCACCGCATCCGCGGCGAACGCATCAAGGGCTGCCTGCGCAAGAGCGGCCCCCTTACCCCTTATACGGAGACCGCATGA
- the cbiE gene encoding precorrin-6y C5,15-methyltransferase (decarboxylating) subunit CbiE, with the protein MDTHLKDPNPCRVIGVLDDGVASLNATALAHLRGADVVIGGTRTLALLARELKAGAVQHDLTGRLKDVPAWVRAARADHLNCVVLATGDPLCHGIAPYLAQHLCVQALELLPNLSTLQLACARIGLAWHDAAIVSVHAKDAGEWRRGATPEHGLYALAQALRTHARLLVLTSPDNSPDRIARLLLAEGLGDDFLMAVAENLLQPEERVLAELSMADAAGTCFAALNVVLLWRVAPAPQPVRFGLPDTAFVQRQPDKGLITKQEVRAVSLARLQLRAGSVVWDIGAGSGSVGLEAARLCPRGHVYAIEKNEADHAIAMQNHAAFGVANYSLHLGKAPDGLDAWPDPDAVFIGGSGGELAGLIAGVMGRLRPGGTLVMNFVTLENLATATATLAALEEEGGGGHFAWDVLQLQAARSKPILHMHRMAAENPVWIVCAQRAGSAA; encoded by the coding sequence ATGGACACTCATCTGAAAGACCCCAACCCCTGCCGCGTGATCGGCGTCCTCGACGACGGCGTCGCCAGCCTGAACGCCACGGCGCTGGCGCACCTGCGCGGCGCCGACGTGGTGATCGGCGGCACGCGCACGCTGGCGCTGCTGGCGCGCGAGCTGAAAGCGGGCGCCGTGCAGCACGACCTGACCGGCCGCCTGAAGGACGTGCCGGCGTGGGTGCGCGCCGCGCGCGCCGACCACCTGAACTGCGTGGTCCTGGCCACCGGCGATCCGCTGTGCCATGGCATCGCCCCATACCTGGCGCAGCACCTGTGCGTGCAGGCGCTCGAACTCCTGCCCAATCTGTCGACCTTGCAGCTGGCCTGCGCGCGCATCGGGCTGGCATGGCACGATGCCGCCATCGTTTCCGTGCATGCGAAGGACGCCGGCGAATGGCGGCGTGGCGCCACGCCGGAACACGGCCTGTACGCACTGGCGCAGGCCTTGCGCACCCATGCGCGGCTGCTGGTGCTGACGAGCCCCGACAACAGCCCGGATCGCATTGCCCGGCTGCTGCTGGCAGAAGGCCTGGGCGACGATTTCCTCATGGCGGTGGCGGAAAACCTGCTGCAACCGGAAGAGCGCGTGCTGGCCGAACTGTCGATGGCCGATGCAGCCGGCACGTGCTTCGCCGCGTTGAACGTGGTGCTGCTCTGGCGCGTCGCGCCGGCACCGCAACCGGTGCGCTTCGGTTTGCCGGACACCGCGTTCGTGCAGCGCCAGCCCGACAAGGGCCTGATCACCAAGCAGGAAGTGCGGGCCGTGAGCCTGGCGCGGCTGCAACTGCGGGCAGGCAGCGTGGTGTGGGACATCGGCGCCGGTTCCGGTTCGGTGGGCCTGGAAGCGGCGCGCCTGTGCCCGCGCGGCCACGTGTACGCCATCGAGAAGAACGAGGCGGATCACGCGATCGCCATGCAAAACCACGCCGCCTTCGGTGTCGCCAACTACAGCCTGCACCTCGGCAAGGCGCCGGACGGCCTGGATGCCTGGCCGGACCCGGATGCCGTCTTCATCGGCGGCTCGGGCGGCGAGCTGGCCGGCCTGATCGCAGGCGTGATGGGCAGGCTGCGCCCCGGCGGCACGCTGGTGATGAACTTCGTCACGCTGGAAAACCTGGCCACGGCGACCGCCACGCTGGCAGCACTTGAAGAGGAGGGCGGAGGGGGGCACTTTGCATGGGATGTGCTGCAGCTGCAGGCCGCGCGCAGCAAACCGATCCTGCACATGCACCGCATGGCGGCCGAGAACCCCGTGTGGATCGTGTGCGCACAGCGGGCCGGGAGCGCGGCATGA
- a CDS encoding cobalt-precorrin-5B (C(1))-methyltransferase, whose translation MKEKSATERGTRTGFTTGACSAAAARAAMLGLATGSVPEQVEALLPNGSRVTFAVHDGRCGEGRAHAMVVKFAGDDPDCTDGAHMTVDLRLLPGQGGTVAWVAGDGVGTVTMKGLGLEVGGPAINPVPRKNIADNLREAAPDLMADHGVEVTISVPDGQVMAKKTTNARLGILGGISILGTTGIVKPYSTAAWRASVVQGVQVASTAGHGMVALTTGGRTETFAMATLRGERPDLPAACFVQMGDFLRYALDEAVAQGIGLVVLAVMVGKLTKIAQGETITHANRSEVDTDLVAEIGRRIGASAEDCAAMAAAETARFGAELMVERGLGEAFHRALAQAAIDTLTAPDRYGRTFQLRVLVCDFTGERVADVWSAPALPRARPASAGRTGIAHIADAES comes from the coding sequence ATGAAGGAAAAGTCGGCGACCGAACGCGGCACGCGCACCGGCTTCACCACCGGCGCCTGCTCCGCCGCGGCCGCGCGCGCGGCGATGCTGGGCCTGGCCACCGGCAGCGTGCCGGAGCAGGTCGAGGCGCTGCTGCCCAACGGCAGCCGGGTGACCTTCGCCGTGCATGACGGCCGCTGCGGCGAAGGCCGCGCCCATGCGATGGTGGTGAAATTCGCCGGCGACGACCCGGATTGCACCGATGGCGCACACATGACGGTCGACCTGCGCCTGCTGCCGGGCCAGGGCGGCACGGTGGCCTGGGTGGCCGGCGACGGTGTCGGCACGGTCACGATGAAGGGCCTGGGCCTGGAAGTAGGCGGGCCGGCGATCAATCCCGTGCCGCGCAAGAATATCGCCGACAACCTGCGCGAAGCGGCACCGGACCTGATGGCCGACCATGGCGTGGAAGTGACGATCAGCGTGCCCGATGGGCAGGTCATGGCGAAGAAGACCACGAATGCGCGCCTGGGCATCCTGGGCGGCATCAGCATCCTGGGCACCACGGGCATCGTCAAGCCGTACTCCACGGCCGCCTGGCGTGCCAGCGTGGTGCAGGGCGTGCAGGTGGCGTCCACGGCCGGTCACGGCATGGTGGCGCTGACGACGGGCGGGCGCACCGAAACGTTCGCGATGGCCACCCTCCGCGGTGAACGGCCGGACCTGCCGGCCGCCTGCTTCGTGCAGATGGGCGACTTCCTCCGCTATGCGCTCGATGAAGCTGTGGCGCAGGGCATCGGCCTCGTGGTGCTGGCCGTCATGGTGGGCAAGCTGACCAAGATCGCCCAGGGCGAAACCATCACCCACGCCAACCGCAGCGAAGTCGATACCGACCTGGTGGCGGAGATCGGGCGGCGCATCGGCGCCAGCGCCGAGGATTGCGCCGCCATGGCCGCCGCCGAGACGGCCCGCTTCGGCGCCGAGCTGATGGTCGAGCGGGGCCTGGGCGAGGCATTCCACCGCGCGCTGGCGCAGGCCGCGATCGACACGCTGACTGCGCCGGACCGGTATGGCCGCACCTTCCAGCTGCGCGTGCTGGTGTGCGACTTCACGGGCGAACGGGTGGCCGACGTGTGGTCGGCCCCGGCGCTGCCGCGTGCGCGCCCGGCCAGTGCCGGCCGCACTGGCATCGCCCACATTGCCGATGCCGAATCCTGA
- a CDS encoding precorrin-8X methylmutase, producing MSSVNTVTEQLTRAGQAIEHDSFAIIDAETGPHAYTAAQWPIVRRMIHANADFDFNGLTEFHPEAVEAGICAMLAGATPVVADVEMVCSGLSRPRLAHFGMATHQFISDADVIELARAEDTTRAVQAMRKAHRLGLLDGAIVGIGNAPTALIELVRLIREEGVRPALVVGMPVGFVSAAESKDLMAEQGDVPWIVIRGRKGGSTLVVAALHALLALAEERQKLGNHLEAARA from the coding sequence ATGAGCAGCGTGAACACGGTCACCGAGCAGCTCACCCGCGCCGGCCAGGCGATCGAGCATGACAGCTTCGCCATCATCGATGCCGAGACAGGCCCGCACGCCTACACGGCCGCGCAGTGGCCGATCGTGCGCCGCATGATCCATGCAAACGCCGACTTCGATTTCAACGGTCTCACGGAATTTCATCCTGAAGCCGTGGAGGCGGGCATTTGCGCCATGCTGGCCGGCGCCACGCCGGTGGTGGCCGACGTGGAAATGGTCTGCTCGGGCCTGTCGCGGCCGCGTCTGGCGCACTTCGGCATGGCCACGCACCAGTTCATCAGCGATGCCGACGTGATCGAACTGGCCAGGGCCGAAGACACCACGCGCGCCGTGCAGGCCATGCGCAAGGCCCATCGCCTGGGCTTGCTCGACGGCGCCATCGTCGGCATCGGCAACGCGCCCACGGCATTGATCGAACTGGTGCGGCTCATTCGCGAGGAAGGCGTCCGTCCGGCCCTGGTGGTGGGCATGCCGGTCGGCTTCGTGTCGGCCGCCGAATCAAAGGACCTGATGGCGGAGCAGGGCGACGTGCCGTGGATCGTGATCCGTGGCCGCAAGGGCGGCTCCACGCTCGTGGTGGCGGCGCTGCATGCGCTGCTGGCGCTGGCCGAGGAACGCCAGAAGCTCGGGAACCACCTGGAGGCGGCGCGCGCATGA
- a CDS encoding sirohydrochlorin chelatase yields the protein MNGPVMMRPAPAPATDIILIVGHGSREDSGNREIREFTEQWRARRPGWRIELCFIEFAPPELNAALLAAARAASRVLVVPLILNAAGHVKMEIPEAIEAARAACPPAAGHQVDILLAPHLGASDPVLAVLRRRLRGAMATLDMPDPTTTGVVLLGRGSSDRGANGDMAKMARWLLEEGDHELVDLAFTGITWPRLEKVVQRQVLLGMRQVVVLPYYLYTGTLIQRIHRQVEHLRAQYPQVRFACTEHFGFEAEIFGLMDERVENLRAGVPDSRLPCDGCSYREIAHELGHGHSHAHTHAHAPAAADPHAHGHDHGHGHTHEHGHSHEHGHDHHHDHEHRHDHGTTGVPA from the coding sequence ATGAACGGACCAGTCATGATGCGGCCGGCGCCAGCGCCGGCGACTGACATCATTCTCATCGTCGGCCACGGTTCGCGCGAGGATTCGGGCAACCGCGAGATCCGCGAATTCACGGAACAGTGGCGCGCACGCCGCCCTGGCTGGCGCATCGAACTGTGTTTCATCGAGTTCGCGCCGCCGGAACTGAACGCCGCGCTGCTGGCCGCGGCCCGCGCCGCCAGCCGTGTGCTGGTGGTGCCGCTGATCCTGAACGCCGCCGGCCACGTGAAAATGGAAATTCCCGAGGCGATCGAAGCCGCGCGGGCCGCCTGCCCGCCGGCCGCCGGCCACCAGGTCGACATTCTGCTCGCGCCGCACCTGGGCGCCAGCGATCCGGTGCTGGCGGTGTTGCGCCGCCGCCTGCGCGGCGCGATGGCCACGCTCGACATGCCCGACCCCACCACGACCGGCGTGGTGCTGCTGGGTCGAGGCTCTTCGGACCGCGGCGCCAACGGCGACATGGCGAAGATGGCGCGCTGGCTGCTGGAGGAGGGCGACCATGAGCTGGTCGACCTGGCATTCACCGGCATCACGTGGCCCCGGCTGGAAAAGGTGGTGCAGCGCCAGGTGCTGCTGGGCATGCGCCAGGTCGTCGTGCTGCCGTATTACCTGTACACAGGCACGCTGATCCAGCGCATCCACAGGCAGGTCGAGCATCTGCGGGCGCAGTACCCGCAGGTGCGCTTCGCGTGCACCGAACACTTCGGCTTCGAGGCGGAAATTTTCGGGCTGATGGACGAGCGTGTGGAAAACCTGCGCGCGGGCGTGCCGGACAGCCGCCTCCCGTGCGACGGCTGCAGCTACCGCGAAATCGCCCATGAGCTGGGACACGGCCATTCGCATGCGCATACGCATGCGCACGCTCCCGCGGCTGCCGATCCGCACGCCCATGGGCATGACCACGGCCACGGACATACCCACGAGCATGGCCATTCGCACGAGCATGGTCATGACCATCACCACGACCATGAACATCGCCACGACCATGGCACGACCGGGGTGCCCGCATGA
- the cobM gene encoding precorrin-4 C(11)-methyltransferase: MTVENPGKVWFVGAGPGDPELVTVKGRRLLGEAGAVLFAGSLVDRAVTLYAPPGCTIRDSKDMTLEEMTAWLIEQAARHRTVVRLQTGDPGLYGALIELARPLGAAGIEWAVVPGVSSAMASMAAAGESLTLPEVTQTVILTRVEGRTPMPEGEDLASLAAHRTTLCIFLSITLLHKVEAALRAAGWPEDAPMLVVHKASWPGEEKILRGTLADIKARCREAGVASQAMIVASPTLGALHWETLARSKLYDPTFTHRYRKASA; this comes from the coding sequence ATGACTGTTGAAAACCCCGGCAAGGTATGGTTCGTCGGCGCCGGTCCCGGCGACCCGGAACTCGTCACCGTCAAGGGCCGCCGGCTTCTGGGCGAGGCGGGCGCCGTGCTGTTTGCCGGTTCGCTGGTCGACCGCGCCGTCACGCTGTACGCACCGCCTGGCTGCACGATCCGCGATTCGAAGGACATGACACTGGAAGAAATGACCGCCTGGCTCATTGAACAGGCGGCCCGGCACCGCACAGTGGTGCGCCTGCAGACGGGCGACCCGGGCCTGTACGGCGCGCTGATTGAGCTGGCCCGCCCGCTGGGCGCGGCGGGCATCGAATGGGCCGTGGTGCCGGGCGTGTCGTCGGCGATGGCGTCGATGGCGGCGGCCGGCGAATCGCTGACCTTGCCCGAGGTTACGCAGACCGTGATCCTCACGCGCGTGGAAGGGCGCACGCCGATGCCGGAAGGCGAAGACCTGGCCAGCCTGGCCGCGCACCGCACCACGCTGTGCATCTTCCTGTCGATCACGCTGCTGCACAAGGTGGAAGCAGCGCTGCGCGCAGCCGGCTGGCCGGAAGATGCGCCGATGCTGGTGGTGCACAAGGCCAGCTGGCCGGGCGAGGAAAAGATCCTGCGCGGCACGCTGGCCGACATCAAGGCACGCTGCCGCGAAGCGGGCGTAGCCAGCCAGGCGATGATCGTGGCCAGCCCCACGCTCGGGGCGCTGCACTGGGAAACGCTGGCCCGCTCGAAACTTTACGACCCCACTTTTACCCATCGTTATAGAAAGGCAAGCGCATGA
- a CDS encoding energy-coupling factor ABC transporter ATP-binding protein, producing the protein MAHPVLELVDVDHVYPDGGTGLRGCTLALGRGRRHALLGANGAGKSTVLRHLNGLLRPGAGQLRSDGQPVDGSRAALAALRRRVGLVFQDPERQLFAAHVGEDVSFGPLNLGLDAATVAARVDAALDAVGLHGYAGRAVHHLSFGQKKRVCIAGVLAMEPEVLLLDEPMAGLDAPMQVDLAALLDRLAARGVTVLLTTHDVDFAFGWADDIHLLAAGRCIASAPAERLAARADLLHTAGHRVPLAIALHAQLAARGVLPAIPAPRSVPALLEALQADLATSSAISNILESTE; encoded by the coding sequence ATGGCGCATCCCGTGCTTGAACTGGTCGACGTCGATCACGTCTACCCCGATGGCGGCACCGGCCTGCGCGGCTGCACGCTGGCGCTCGGCCGCGGCCGGCGCCATGCGCTGCTGGGTGCGAACGGCGCCGGCAAATCCACCGTGCTGCGCCACCTGAACGGCTTGCTGCGGCCGGGCGCCGGGCAGTTGCGCAGCGACGGCCAGCCCGTCGATGGCAGCCGCGCCGCGCTGGCAGCCTTGCGGCGCCGCGTGGGCCTCGTCTTCCAGGACCCGGAACGCCAGCTGTTCGCCGCGCACGTGGGCGAGGACGTGTCGTTCGGCCCGCTGAACCTGGGCCTCGATGCCGCCACGGTGGCGGCCCGCGTCGATGCCGCGCTCGATGCCGTGGGCCTGCACGGCTATGCGGGCCGCGCCGTGCACCACCTGAGCTTTGGCCAGAAAAAGCGCGTGTGCATCGCCGGCGTGCTGGCGATGGAACCGGAAGTGCTGCTGCTCGACGAGCCGATGGCCGGGCTCGATGCGCCGATGCAGGTCGACCTGGCGGCGCTGCTGGACCGCCTCGCCGCGCGCGGCGTGACGGTGCTGCTCACGACCCACGACGTCGACTTTGCTTTCGGGTGGGCCGACGACATCCACCTGCTGGCCGCCGGCCGCTGCATCGCCTCCGCGCCGGCCGAGCGGCTGGCGGCGCGCGCGGACCTGCTGCATACCGCCGGTCACCGCGTGCCGCTGGCCATCGCCTTGCATGCGCAACTGGCCGCGCGCGGCGTGTTGCCAGCCATCCCGGCGCCACGCAGCGTGCCGGCCTTGCTGGAGGCGCTGCAGGCGGATCTGGCCACATCTTCCGCCATATCGAACATCCTGGAGAGCACCGAATGA
- a CDS encoding CbiQ family ECF transporter T component — translation MLIETTAYANRWRGVAPSAKALFALAGIAAAWIAQRPGTLALLALLLALAALVGARVPLRAWLAAALAPLGFLLLACATMPIGPDAHGDWHWHAAMVPVAAQAGCRALAVLAALLGFTLTTPLPDLLSLLRRLRTPETLLDLMALCYRMLFVLRRAWDDGVDAQRARLGYRGWRHGFRSSGLLAGHVAQQVWLRAAALQTAADARSYAGTLRFLPAAFPRARRQNTLALLAGALLVALALGDRW, via the coding sequence ATGCTGATCGAAACGACCGCCTATGCGAACCGCTGGCGCGGCGTGGCGCCGTCGGCCAAGGCGCTGTTCGCGCTGGCCGGCATCGCCGCCGCATGGATCGCGCAGCGGCCCGGCACGCTGGCATTGCTGGCGCTGCTGCTGGCCCTTGCCGCGCTGGTTGGCGCGCGCGTGCCGCTGCGCGCATGGCTGGCGGCGGCGCTGGCGCCCCTCGGTTTCCTGTTGCTGGCGTGCGCCACCATGCCGATCGGACCCGACGCGCATGGCGACTGGCACTGGCATGCCGCGATGGTGCCGGTGGCGGCGCAGGCGGGGTGTCGCGCGCTGGCCGTGCTGGCCGCGCTGCTGGGTTTTACGTTGACCACGCCGCTGCCCGACCTGCTGTCGCTGCTGCGCCGCCTGCGCACGCCGGAAACGCTGCTCGACCTGATGGCGCTGTGCTACCGCATGCTGTTCGTGCTGCGCCGCGCCTGGGACGACGGGGTCGATGCGCAGCGCGCGCGCCTGGGCTATCGCGGCTGGCGCCATGGCTTTCGATCATCCGGGCTGCTGGCCGGCCACGTCGCCCAGCAGGTATGGCTGCGCGCGGCGGCGTTGCAGACGGCCGCGGACGCGCGCTCGTATGCCGGCACGCTGCGCTTCCTACCGGCCGCGTTTCCACGGGCGCGGCGCCAGAATACGCTCGCCCTGCTGGCCGGTGCGCTGCTCGTCGCGCTGGCGCTGGGAGACCGCTGGTGA
- a CDS encoding energy-coupling factor ABC transporter substrate-binding protein, whose product MRWQMRPRTWLAWTAIVLLSVLPLWLAGEAAFGGADELARQAIGTIAPGYQPWFAPVFEPASGEIASLLFALQAALGAGVIGYWLGLSVGRERARAAGGESDGDRRC is encoded by the coding sequence ATGAGATGGCAAATGAGGCCGCGCACGTGGCTGGCATGGACGGCGATCGTGCTGCTGTCGGTACTGCCTTTGTGGCTTGCCGGCGAGGCGGCGTTCGGCGGGGCGGACGAGCTGGCGCGCCAGGCCATCGGCACGATCGCGCCAGGATATCAACCGTGGTTCGCGCCCGTGTTCGAGCCGGCCAGCGGCGAGATCGCCTCGCTGCTGTTCGCCTTGCAGGCGGCGCTGGGCGCGGGCGTGATCGGCTACTGGCTCGGCCTGTCGGTAGGACGCGAGCGTGCCCGCGCCGCCGGCGGTGAATCCGATGGTGATCGCCGATGCTGA